The Stomatobaculum sp. F0698 genomic sequence ATCATTGTCTCTATTGCAGGAGTATTAGAGGCAAACGCTGCCTGCTCAATTCCATTTGTAATCAAAAGCCTCTCCCATAGCTTTGGATATTTCTCAAAATCAAATCGATTATCACCAAGGATAACATATTCATCTATTTCGGTATGTTCTTTCAGGTAATCAATAATTCCCTGTCCTCTGTTGTTCCAATGATCTTTTGTGGTTCCGGAAATCTCAAGTTTATGTTCCCTCAACTTTCCATTCAGATACTGAAGATCAT encodes the following:
- a CDS encoding HAD domain-containing protein, whose amino-acid sequence is MSFAVFLDVDGVLNTIKTCVASPDGHIGVDDRRIAILAGAIKKYGGADIVLTSDWKNKRIGDDLQYLNGKLREHKLEISGTTKDHWNNRGQGIIDYLKEHTEIDEYVILGDNRFDFEKYPKLWERLLITNGIEQAAFASNTPAIETMIFHDYIKDMSS